One window of Pueribacillus theae genomic DNA carries:
- a CDS encoding ABC transporter substrate-binding protein has product MRRKWTKIVGASFLSLALLAACGTSDKEKEEGSAGGKDKEKSAETVTVGISQYVTHRSLDAATKGFKAALEESDLDVKFNDQNAQGDPNNAASIAQNLVGDKVDLIFANATPSAIAALNETKDIPIVFTSVTDPVGSKLVESMEKPGGNVTGTSDTHPDAIPNTVKFIDEQMDAKTIGLIFNAGEQNSQVQIDAVKEAVKGTDLKTVEATVSTSAEVKQAAESLIGRADVFYVITDNTVVSAIETVVQVASDNDIPLFVGEHDSVEAGGFAAYGTSYYDLGYQTGKMAIQILKGEKTPDQIPAEYPSGDLDLLINKKAAEDMGVKLKPEWDDIAEYLK; this is encoded by the coding sequence ATGAGGAGAAAGTGGACAAAAATCGTTGGGGCTTCCTTCCTTAGCCTGGCTTTGTTAGCCGCATGCGGAACATCTGACAAAGAAAAGGAAGAGGGCAGCGCGGGCGGAAAAGATAAAGAGAAATCCGCTGAAACGGTGACAGTGGGGATTTCCCAATACGTGACACATCGTTCATTAGATGCTGCGACAAAAGGATTTAAAGCGGCTCTTGAGGAAAGCGATCTTGATGTGAAATTTAACGATCAAAATGCACAAGGCGATCCGAACAATGCGGCAAGCATCGCGCAAAATTTAGTAGGGGATAAAGTGGATCTTATTTTTGCGAATGCTACACCGAGTGCGATAGCTGCATTAAATGAAACAAAAGATATTCCTATTGTTTTTACATCTGTAACGGATCCTGTTGGGTCTAAATTAGTAGAATCAATGGAAAAGCCTGGCGGTAATGTTACAGGAACTAGCGATACTCATCCAGACGCGATTCCAAACACTGTAAAGTTTATTGATGAGCAGATGGATGCTAAGACAATTGGCTTAATCTTTAATGCTGGTGAACAAAATTCTCAAGTTCAAATTGATGCTGTGAAAGAGGCTGTTAAGGGAACAGATCTTAAAACAGTGGAAGCAACTGTGTCGACATCTGCGGAAGTAAAACAAGCTGCGGAATCTTTAATTGGACGAGCTGATGTTTTCTATGTAATTACTGATAATACCGTAGTATCCGCAATAGAAACAGTGGTTCAAGTTGCAAGCGATAACGACATTCCACTATTCGTTGGTGAGCACGATTCTGTCGAAGCCGGTGGTTTTGCGGCATATGGCACATCTTATTATGATTTAGGATACCAAACAGGAAAAATGGCAATCCAAATTTTGAAAGGTGAAAAAACACCTGATCAAATTCCTGCTGAATATCCATCTGGAGATTTAGATCTTCTCATTAACAAAAAAGCAGCGGAAGATATGGGTGTTAAGCTAAAACCTGAATGGGATGACATCGCAGAATACCTTAAATAA
- a CDS encoding M48 family metallopeptidase yields the protein MFYYLYVGSDNTIPTSFEGTAADPKLFMTKEEQILSTDFSRLKNLLFFLSIPVDWMIYLFVLIFGISVYFNRLSKEVTRFFFLQSALYVFLLSLVSSVISFPLSYISRKVSLEYGITSQSFTGWMRDYTISFWVSFIMTALTVWVIYIFMRRNEKRWWFHVWLISIPFTVFLMFIQPVVIDPLYNDFYSLKDKELETKILELADRADIPAEHVYEVNMSEKTNALNAYVTGIGSNLRIVLWDTTLNKLEDEETLFVMAHEIGHYVKHHLYLNVIGSIVLTFFGLYFGSKLFHFMLNRYGERLSIRRHNELASLPVLLLIFSLLSFAASPITNAVSRYHEHEADVYAIEMTQDKEAAIHAFQKLTATGLSEVNPPLLVKWLRYGHPTMLERLVFLETYE from the coding sequence ATGTTTTATTATTTGTACGTTGGCTCGGACAATACGATTCCAACTTCTTTTGAAGGAACAGCGGCAGATCCAAAATTATTTATGACGAAGGAAGAGCAAATTTTAAGTACAGATTTTTCTCGTTTGAAAAACTTACTTTTCTTCCTCTCCATCCCGGTAGATTGGATGATTTATTTGTTTGTTCTTATTTTTGGAATCTCCGTTTATTTTAATCGGCTAAGTAAAGAGGTGACACGCTTTTTCTTTCTTCAATCCGCATTGTACGTGTTTCTGCTTTCACTTGTCAGCTCGGTGATTTCATTTCCGCTTAGCTATATTAGCCGAAAGGTTTCTCTCGAATACGGAATTACTTCGCAATCATTCACGGGCTGGATGCGAGATTACACGATTAGTTTCTGGGTTAGCTTTATCATGACGGCATTAACGGTTTGGGTTATCTACATATTTATGCGGAGAAATGAAAAGCGCTGGTGGTTTCACGTTTGGCTCATTTCAATTCCATTTACTGTTTTTCTTATGTTTATTCAGCCTGTCGTCATTGATCCGCTTTACAATGATTTCTATTCTTTGAAAGACAAAGAACTTGAAACAAAGATTTTGGAATTGGCTGATCGGGCAGACATTCCTGCCGAGCATGTATATGAAGTGAATATGTCTGAAAAAACGAATGCTTTAAATGCATATGTTACAGGGATTGGTTCAAATTTACGAATTGTGTTATGGGATACAACGTTAAACAAGCTTGAAGATGAAGAAACGCTTTTTGTTATGGCGCATGAAATTGGGCATTATGTGAAGCACCATCTTTATTTGAATGTCATCGGTTCCATCGTATTAACTTTTTTCGGGCTGTACTTTGGTTCAAAGCTTTTTCATTTTATGCTGAATCGGTACGGTGAACGGTTATCCATTCGGCGCCATAATGAATTGGCATCACTGCCCGTTTTGCTGCTTATTTTCTCTTTGCTTTCTTTTGCAGCGAGCCCTATAACAAATGCGGTGTCCCGTTATCATGAGCATGAGGCTGATGTTTATGCGATTGAAATGACACAAGATAAGGAAGCGGCAATCCACGCGTTTCAGAAACTGACGGCAACAGGATTAAGTGAAGTAAATCCGCCACTGCTCGTAAAATGGCTACGGTATGGACATCCGACAATGCTTGAGCGCCTTGTCTTTTTGGAAACCTATGAATAG
- a CDS encoding ABC transporter permease, with translation MLTALFGSLESGIIYALMALGVYLSFRILDFPDLTVDGSFVTGAAVAASMLINGIHPVIATLSAIVAGFLAGCITGILHTKGKINPLLSGILMMIALYSINLRIMGRANVPLLNEETFFTQLRSFWESSAIGSVIPVFWAALIVMAMITLIIKFLVDAFLKTEIGLAIRATGDNKRMIRSLSANTDRLTILGLGLSNALVALSGAFVAQYSGFSDIGAGVGMIVIGLASVIIGEALFGTKTIVRTTFAVIGGAIIYRIVVALALRVEFLETGDMKLITAVIVIFALVMPKIIENMKEKKRRKQRQISQFESVQEDGERLA, from the coding sequence ATGTTGACAGCCTTATTCGGTTCGTTGGAATCGGGAATTATATATGCTCTAATGGCACTTGGTGTTTATTTATCATTCCGTATTTTAGATTTTCCAGACTTAACGGTAGATGGAAGTTTTGTTACAGGGGCGGCTGTGGCGGCTTCAATGCTTATAAATGGTATACATCCAGTTATTGCGACGCTTTCAGCGATTGTTGCCGGTTTTCTTGCTGGCTGTATAACAGGTATACTGCATACGAAAGGGAAAATTAATCCGCTTTTGTCAGGGATTTTAATGATGATTGCCTTGTACTCCATCAACTTAAGGATTATGGGGCGTGCGAACGTACCGCTTTTGAATGAAGAAACCTTTTTTACACAACTTCGCTCATTTTGGGAAAGTTCGGCAATTGGCAGTGTGATCCCCGTTTTCTGGGCGGCTTTAATTGTGATGGCGATGATTACACTTATTATAAAGTTTTTAGTGGACGCGTTTTTAAAAACGGAAATTGGCCTTGCGATTCGTGCAACTGGTGATAATAAACGGATGATTCGCAGTTTATCTGCCAACACTGATCGGCTCACGATTCTTGGCCTCGGCTTATCCAATGCCCTCGTTGCATTAAGCGGCGCTTTCGTTGCGCAGTACAGTGGCTTCTCCGACATTGGTGCTGGTGTTGGAATGATTGTCATAGGACTCGCTTCTGTCATTATCGGGGAAGCCCTTTTTGGCACAAAAACCATTGTTAGAACGACGTTTGCCGTCATAGGCGGAGCCATTATTTACCGAATTGTTGTTGCCCTTGCACTTAGGGTGGAGTTTCTTGAAACGGGCGATATGAAATTAATTACAGCGGTGATTGTTATTTTCGCGCTTGTCATGCCAAAAATTATTGAAAACATGAAAGAGAAGAAACGGCGGAAACAGCGCCAAATTAGCCAATTTGAGAGCGTTCAGGAAGATGGTGAGCGTCTTGCTTAA
- a CDS encoding spore coat protein, with the protein MKLAAHELQDLHELTMSCVNSITNMACFMNHVKDAELKSIIEMHFPLHIQDYNMKVEYISNVEGASETLQVPPLNTALSSFTESPAMIQPVMPRTSLQQFNDREIATAYLLTLKRAGREYAWAAMEMSHPEIRSFLESAFQMCSHHAYDVWQWMVKKGYYPLEAAPDATINAFSQMYQTVQQPALQMQ; encoded by the coding sequence ATGAAATTAGCTGCCCATGAACTTCAGGATCTGCATGAATTAACAATGAGCTGTGTGAATTCAATTACAAATATGGCTTGCTTTATGAATCACGTGAAGGATGCCGAACTTAAATCAATCATTGAGATGCATTTTCCTCTTCATATTCAAGATTACAACATGAAGGTGGAATATATTAGCAATGTGGAAGGCGCATCGGAAACATTGCAAGTGCCTCCCTTGAATACGGCACTTTCTTCATTTACTGAATCTCCTGCAATGATTCAGCCTGTCATGCCAAGAACTTCGCTGCAGCAATTTAATGATCGTGAGATAGCAACAGCCTATTTGCTCACATTAAAGCGCGCCGGCCGTGAATATGCTTGGGCCGCAATGGAAATGAGCCATCCTGAAATCCGCTCGTTTTTGGAAAGTGCTTTCCAAATGTGTTCGCACCATGCGTACGATGTGTGGCAATGGATGGTGAAAAAAGGCTACTATCCGCTTGAAGCCGCACCAGATGCTACCATCAATGCATTTTCCCAAATGTATCAAACGGTTCAGCAGCCAGCCCTTCAAATGCAATAA
- a CDS encoding ABC transporter ATP-binding protein, which translates to MLNLKRIHKVFNEGTVDEKIALQEINLELKPGDFVTIIGSNGAGKSTLMNMISGVLIPDFGNVIIDNKDVTTLPEFKRSKLIGRVFQDPMAGTAPTMTIEENLALAYSRNKKRTLHIGVTKKKKEHFRDFLATLHLGLEDRLNAKVGLLSGGERQALSLLMATFTDPKILLLDEHTAALDPSRAELITNLTKEIVEKSKLTTLMVTHNMQQALDLGNRLIMMDKGQIILDVGEEEKKNLTIEALLQEFQRIRGTQMANDRAILG; encoded by the coding sequence TTGCTTAATTTGAAAAGGATTCATAAAGTTTTTAATGAAGGAACTGTCGATGAAAAAATTGCACTTCAAGAAATTAATCTTGAACTAAAGCCTGGCGATTTTGTAACAATTATTGGCAGCAACGGCGCAGGAAAATCAACGTTAATGAACATGATTTCCGGTGTGCTCATTCCCGATTTTGGAAATGTCATTATCGATAATAAAGACGTGACAACATTGCCTGAATTTAAACGTTCCAAGCTCATTGGGCGAGTATTCCAGGATCCGATGGCAGGGACGGCGCCGACGATGACGATTGAAGAAAATTTGGCGCTTGCCTATTCACGAAACAAAAAAAGAACCCTTCATATCGGTGTGACGAAAAAGAAAAAAGAACATTTTCGCGACTTTTTAGCAACGCTTCATTTGGGGCTTGAAGATCGCCTAAATGCCAAAGTCGGCTTGTTGTCAGGCGGTGAACGCCAAGCACTATCGCTTCTTATGGCGACATTTACCGATCCGAAAATCTTATTGCTTGATGAACATACGGCAGCACTTGATCCGTCAAGGGCTGAACTCATAACGAATTTAACGAAAGAAATTGTTGAGAAATCCAAATTGACGACACTGATGGTTACGCACAATATGCAGCAAGCATTAGATCTCGGCAACCGGCTCATTATGATGGATAAAGGCCAAATCATTCTTGATGTTGGAGAAGAAGAGAAGAAAAACTTAACAATTGAAGCACTTTTACAGGAATTTCAGCGCATTCGTGGAACGCAAATGGCAAACGATCGTGCGATTCTTGGTTAA
- a CDS encoding Hsp20/alpha crystallin family protein, with protein sequence MSWKNFYPFDNMDEFKKITQNMEGFSSIDEYIKHIFSQTMPPSMFPDLFEEKEKKNPNKQKKEEIEKKKLEYQIFDLHDFVIVRIPINRKINVSELKIYHTSSLLTVKGIPNKKDKHEIPLPALVKHKKTRTKFKNRILEITMPKVQDNRYTEINF encoded by the coding sequence CGATAACATGGATGAATTTAAAAAGATTACTCAAAACATGGAAGGTTTTTCTTCCATTGATGAATATATTAAACATATTTTTTCCCAGACGATGCCCCCCTCTATGTTTCCCGATTTATTTGAAGAGAAAGAGAAAAAAAATCCAAATAAACAGAAGAAAGAAGAAATTGAGAAGAAGAAATTAGAGTACCAAATCTTTGATCTCCATGACTTTGTCATCGTCAGAATTCCAATTAACCGTAAAATAAACGTTTCAGAATTAAAAATTTATCATACATCCTCACTTCTTACGGTTAAAGGAATCCCAAACAAAAAAGATAAACATGAAATCCCCCTGCCGGCGCTAGTAAAACATAAGAAAACGAGGACGAAATTTAAAAATCGAATATTGGAAATCACGATGCCGAAAGTACAAGATAATCGATATACGGAAATAAATTTTTAG
- a CDS encoding cold-shock protein — protein sequence MVFSRRQQEPIPEIETEVWSCVNHDCTGWMRNSFSFLDNPTCPLCQSEMKQEVRILPELK from the coding sequence TTGGTTTTTTCTCGAAGGCAACAGGAACCTATTCCCGAAATCGAAACTGAAGTCTGGTCTTGCGTGAATCATGATTGCACTGGTTGGATGCGCAACTCTTTTTCTTTTCTAGATAACCCAACTTGTCCGTTATGCCAATCGGAAATGAAACAAGAAGTTCGGATATTGCCTGAATTAAAATAA
- a CDS encoding Hsp20/alpha crystallin family protein produces MNNWKDFNPFNKDTPNMNDFSSIEDYIKQVLSQSMPSSLLPNLFNESEKNDGNDHKENNYKQRRDYQVFELHYFVIVRIEIEPHIDVNDLKIYHTSNQLTIEGLPDKNGKKVIPLPAIVHHKGTKAIFKDNILEISIPKRKDNRLTQIDVQKN; encoded by the coding sequence ATGAATAACTGGAAAGATTTCAACCCTTTTAACAAAGACACTCCTAATATGAATGATTTCTCTTCAATCGAAGACTACATTAAACAAGTTCTGTCCCAATCCATGCCTTCCTCTCTTCTACCTAACTTATTTAATGAATCGGAGAAAAATGACGGAAATGATCATAAGGAAAATAATTATAAGCAAAGAAGGGATTATCAAGTATTTGAGCTGCATTATTTTGTGATTGTTCGAATAGAAATTGAACCACATATCGATGTGAATGATTTAAAAATTTACCACACATCAAATCAATTAACTATAGAAGGCTTGCCTGACAAAAACGGTAAAAAGGTCATACCGTTGCCGGCTATCGTACACCATAAGGGAACCAAAGCAATCTTTAAAGATAATATTTTGGAAATAAGTATTCCGAAAAGGAAAGATAATCGTTTAACACAAATAGACGTCCAAAAAAATTAA
- a CDS encoding carboxymuconolactone decarboxylase family protein, whose amino-acid sequence MYDERTQKTLDRIKEYYGGVPDTYIAMADAGVVSRVWSLSAPTFFTNAATDEDKRICAAVVGKAVGSERLIEAHYMILKRMGWSREELEGLVNENYPERMNEKQILYAKLAKSLATNPMQVDREIVKEVKNAASKNEVAEIVSLIAFVRYTSTFIGFYGQTENEEWIKHLQEQK is encoded by the coding sequence ATGTATGACGAAAGAACGCAGAAAACGCTAGATCGAATTAAAGAGTATTACGGAGGGGTTCCTGATACATATATAGCGATGGCAGATGCCGGGGTTGTTTCTCGTGTATGGTCTCTTTCAGCTCCAACGTTCTTTACGAATGCGGCAACAGACGAAGACAAACGGATCTGTGCTGCCGTCGTAGGCAAAGCGGTCGGTTCCGAACGATTAATTGAAGCCCATTATATGATTCTAAAACGTATGGGCTGGTCAAGAGAAGAACTTGAAGGGTTAGTCAATGAAAACTACCCGGAAAGAATGAATGAAAAACAGATTTTATATGCAAAATTGGCAAAATCATTGGCTACAAACCCTATGCAAGTTGATCGAGAAATTGTTAAGGAAGTAAAAAATGCAGCCTCAAAAAATGAGGTGGCGGAAATCGTTTCACTTATTGCTTTTGTAAGATATACAAGCACATTCATCGGTTTCTATGGACAAACGGAAAACGAAGAATGGATTAAGCATTTACAGGAACAAAAATAA